One genomic region from Uloborus diversus isolate 005 chromosome 2, Udiv.v.3.1, whole genome shotgun sequence encodes:
- the LOC129216840 gene encoding protein FAM43A-like, producing the protein FRATLLSSELDRHPPSGTEEDGSNNRASPLLEELRRRLGRTLRSGLLQFWKKRSVTISDYDPSYRVLYLGNIATPYAKGEGCADKPLGTLWRNRAGGGAAMELTVCNSGMRASTQGFGTTEYWAYRVTYCDAPADYPGLFCWIYRHERPKMKQELRCHAALCLRPEQASELAAALKERLSLALQEFRREKCGSGVRPKNKFEIEVLKNEVEVEEIFSDTRW; encoded by the exons TTTCGCGCCACCCTGCTGTCTTCGGAGCTCGACCGTCATCCTCCTTCGGGGACCGAGGAGGATGGTTCGAATAACAGGGCGTCCCCCCTCCTGGAAGAGCTGAGGCGCCGCCTGGGGCGCACCCTGCGCTCGGGGCTCCTGCAGTTCTGGAAAAAGCGCTCGGTCACCATCAGCGACTACGACCCCAGCTACCGCGTGCTCTACCTGGGCAACATTGCCACCCCCTACGCCAAGGGCGAGGGTTGCGCCGATAAGCCCCTGGGCACCCTCTGGCGGAACAGGGCGGGCGGGGGCGCCGCCATGGAACTGACCGTCTGCAACTCGGGCATGCGGGCCTCTACCCAGGGCTTCGGGACCACGGAGTACTGGGCCTACCGCGTGACGTACTGCGACGCCCCGGCGGACTACCCGGGGCTCTTCTGCTGGATTTACAGGCACGAGCGCCCCAAGATGAAGCAGGAGCTGCGGTGCCACGCCGCCCTCTGCCTGCGCCCCGAGCAGGCCTCCGAACTGGCCGCCGCCCTCAAGGAGAGGCTCTCCCTCGCCCTGCAGGAGTTCCGGCGGGAAAAG TGCGGTTCTGGTGTTCGgcccaaaaacaaatttgaaattgaagtcttaaaaaacgaAGTCGAAGTTgaagagatattcagtgatactaggtggtGA